The genomic window TAAAGTTCCACCTTACTTGAAAAGACTAAACATGAAGCTTAGGCATTTCTCTTGACAAATCTTCATTCAATTCAGCAAAAATTTACTAAGCATAAATGAGGCTAGAGATACATTCCTATAAATTCTTTTGCCTCCAGGAAATGACTTTACATCATCTAGCATGAAAATACAGATGTTGTGAcgtattcttttatttccttacaTGTATACTTGTTGATTCCAGttcctttcatttaaaaacttttttattttcccttgcaTGAAGTATTGAAAAGTGAATTgggcaaaaccaagaaaaagttGTAACAGTAATATTACTCAAAGAATAATTGTATCAACTAAGTTATTCTAAAAACTATAAATACttaaatcaactacaaaggacttaTGGAGGAAGCTGTTatttgcctccagagaaagaactgatatatagaAGTAtccatagaataattttacatattttataaatttatgtcAAATGATGGCCGCCTTTAGTGCAAGGTGATGAGGGAACCAGGGATacaatttagaacttaaaatataATCTCCCCTCAATATTAGTttcattaaacacacacacacacacacacacacacacacacacaactttatATCCCTACTGCCTAACCCAAGCCCTAgaatataatagatgcttagtaaatgtttgtcaTATTGGATTGAGCTCTGACCTTGGTAACTATCTGGTATTCCACTCCTTCAACAAAACCTaagatgtaatgttcttctctaaaatataatgttctctgtgagcaggtttcttggggggcttctggaggcagcctttgtttcaattCAGAGtcataatcacctcaaattcagccaggagtccaaatcctttattttttccttttaagtcttgtctccttccttgggctcAGGTAgttttaatagaggcctatctcttccTTGATTCTGAGAGCTCCTGCCGCTAGTCCTtggcctctgccagcttctgtctccaaccagaaaaaaagtggaagttggaatgaatctgagtccgcctctgagagtgggcccatgggtctggccctgagagcttcttgcttatatgccccacactgagcatactccaatcattacatcactaggaaaccattatttgttgtaggattaaatcaatgctaaattagatttaatcatcgTCTCCTCAactccacttagtaccttgtttcaagttctggcccataacatctccttgtagggtcagatcaatcctACTGAACCacgctaaattagataattattgtctctatccattccactgTTTCATTTTGCAACTGATATTCGgaaatgagtgaattctttcactcctagaaCCTGTGGCTGGTTTTAAGGGATTTTTGATAactcttatagccactaaccaCTAcatcaccaggaatctagaccactccATACCTCATCACTTCCATGGATAATCGATGATCACTGCAAACTCTACTTGCAGTGTAGTCAGTTAACAGTCTGCTGATCTGTGTTCCTTAAGGAAGATAAATTGATTGAGGAGTAAGATGTTAGTGAAAGAATCAgccaaaaaaatcttttggatCTGGACTCTCAGCCTGGACTAGAAGTAAAGCCTGCTCCAAAGTCAATCAAAGTTGCCCCACCTGGAGCAAGACCTATTTTACTTTGAGCAATAGCTACattcctgaagaagaaaagatcttGGAAATTACATTTTAGTGAATTAAACCTGATGTTAAAAATACCAGAGAAGCTTGTTACCTAATGAAAATACCCGAGTGATGAGTCTTTTTGTCAAGCAAAAAATTATTGCATTTAGTGAAAAGAGTtaatttgagagaattaaaatAGCCATCGAGTGGCTGGCTTCTGATTCTTATTAGTgatcaatgagaaaatatttgcaataaaGATTGGAAACGAGACGGCTAGGCTGGGCGAGTGCGCAGGCGCAATCCGGGCGACCTCCCTGAGGAGGGGGGACGACATGTTCTCTTGGGCCCCGTGTCACCTCGGTGGATTCGGGAAAGAAGTGGAGGATGTAAAAGATGACTCTCGGGAGAGTAACACTGGGCCGAGGTCCGAAGAGGCTGCTCCCAGTGAGGGGTGGAGAACCCTGAGCGCTCaaggaggtgggggtgggggaagggagcagCCAAGGCACTTCCGGGATCTCGGAGGGGACCCTGTGACGGCCACAGCGAGGGGATTCTGCTCTCTACCATGCCTGACGGTCAGCCGACCAGCCTTCCTCTGGAGTGATGTACCGGGCGGTCATCCGACCTTCCCTTGGAGACCTCTACTGATGAAGAGCTAATTATTTCCCTACGTTAACCATTCCACATGATAAGATTGACTGGCTAAGAGCTGGACGGGATCTCCGAAGCTTTGAGTTTTCCACCTCAGAAGAACTTTCCTCAGTTTTCTGGCAAGTAAAAGTCTgaggtgggacttgaacccaggccttcccAAATCCAAGTCAAGTGCTCTATATACTATATCATGctacttaccaaaaaaaaaaaaaaaaaaaagtgttttttgggtttctttgttttttcttcagatttttaagcCATAAGTTACCTCTTTTCAACTTCTGCCCATTGCTCGGGATTCAGCCCTTTAGAAGGTCAAACAGGAAGAGGCTGCTCTCCATTCCCTGAGAAAGCCTGGCAAGTGTTAAAAACTTCTGTGTCTCTTGACACTTTAAGATGGCTGTCAGTCACACTGAAAAATCTGGCCGAAGGAATCCTGAGTGGACTGATTTCGGGGGTATGATATCTGAAGAAACTTCCCTGTCTCTCTACAACTTATTGTCTTAGAGCTGCTCAGAGTACTGAGATCGCGGAGTGATTTATCtaggccagtggtcctcaaactttttaaatagtggccagttccctgtccctcagactgtgagaggggcagactatagtaaaaacaaaagctcacactctgtctccgcccctcagccataacccggcgggccacataagcatcctcagcgggccgcagtttgagaacccctgctccagggtcacacagtcagtgagTGCAGGAAGAAACAGAAGATCTGAAAAAGCCCCGCTGTCTTAGCAAAGTCTGGGAAGCAGAGGGGCAAGAGAGCTGGATTTCCATGAAAGTGCTTGAGGAAAAACATCAGGCCCAGACCTCAGTCAGAGAATAGTGGctgatatttcatttgattcttagaaCTTGGCTTGGTACAGACTCGTTCCCTTTTTAGATATAATGTAACCTGATGAAGTGATGTAACCCGTGTGCTTCAGTGACTTTCTCACAGTCACTCCGCAACTAAGTTTCGGAGGCAGATATTGAATGCGAATTCTTCTGTGCTCTGTGGTTCTTCCCAGGATGATAACTTCAGTCTTAGGATGACCTCAAATCAATCTTTAATGTTCCAGGATGCCAACGTGAAACTTACCAGGTTAGTTCAATTATGAGGCTCTGTCTCTGATACCGTTTTGTGACCGGTTACTAGAAACAAGGTACAAAACCAACTAGCCCAGGTTGTTTCAGTATGTAGATGTCAATTGGTAAGATGCAAGAACATCTGTAACTCTGGGATTTCCCTAAGACCGGTATAAGGTGTACAGTTGCGCTGTTGTGCAACAATAGTTCTGAGAATTCCTGGCAAACTTGAGTATAATTTTGGACAACTCAGGTGTCAATAATCCTTCCCCTCCACAGTGAATCATCGTTGCAGATCCACCCTCTTTCAagtaaatttagaataaaaagttTTTCAGCACTATAGGAAGAACTTTGTAGCATGAATATACAAGAGGGCTTGGGTAAGGAGGGAATACACAGTGTGATTAAGATGAGAGTGTAGATAAGGATGGGCTTGTAATGAGAATAGTAGACACTGAGGAATGGGGGAGATTGGATGGAGGTGTAGATTACACCTAGGAGAATGCTCTGGGAACCAGGATGCTGGAATCTTACTGAGGAGGAGCAGATGACctttcatacacacacagatgCCCTTGTCCCAACACAAAAGACATGCATGCACAGCATCCAGGTCTGAATCGTGCCCCACTTGAGAATGTGGTTTAACAAATTTCAGTTTTTCATAATTATGGGAATTGTTCAGCTTTTTTGAACAGATCATTGTGCTGGGGGAGAGGACCCTAATTTCAGACCATCACCATAAGCAGAGCCCCACCACCCAGCAAAACAGAACTAGGAGGATGAAAAagcagggggaggggaggtgaCACCTCTCATTTATCCCATGGGGTTTAGATTATTTAGCATTATAGAGTGAGAGCTGGGAAGGACTTCAGAGATTATTTTAGTCCAACAACTTCAAACTGACCACCAGAGAGGTGAAAGGAATTGTCCAAGACCACACAGGCAGTAGGTTTGGatgtgagatttgaacctaggcctTCAGCTCCAGAGCTAGTGCTCTTTCTGCGTCAGGAATGTGATTTCTAATAATTTGGCCACTctggagagtttaaaaaaaaaagaagaagaaggattcGATCTGCATTTTTCTGTAGAATGTGCTTAATTGCTCCCATTATTCTAGAAGCCCAATGAGAGCAAACAGTGTATTTCCTGTTAATATCAACTTTAATAGTTCCAAATAAAACTTAACTGTGGAAAATAAGGGAAGAGCAGCCTAGTTTGGAGGAGAGACTCCAAATGTCAGTTACTCAAGTGTGCTAGTAAGGGAAAGAGGCAGCCATCATTCTTGCTTCCTTGGAACTTGAAGATGTTAAGATTCTTTGGTCTTGTTTCATCTTGTCCAGAGAAGAGAGTGGCTGTCAAAAGGATGGGCCAGATGACTCACTGTAGGCGAGGAAGAATGTGGTTTGAATGTTTACGCTGCAACAGATTCCGCTTGGACACTGGGTGCTTTACATAAGACAAATTGTAAACGCTGTTCATGAGGTCAGACCTAGTAggcttttcccatttcttcaagAGACTCTCAAAGAGGCCATAGTTGGTGGGGGGAGCTGCAACAGAAAGCAGCGTCAGCTGGTGAAATCATGAATGAACAACTGGCCCCAACCcatgagggagagaagggagagggaggtgaATGCCTCCTTGTAGTTTTCTCAGGTTAAACTGATATAAACTTGTGACTGGAGTTtaagaatatttaaaaggaaggaaTCAGGTCTGGGAGATACTGGAAGGAAAGTCATGGAAGACAGGGCTGGGCTGGTATTCCCGAAGAGTCCCCTAGAGACTATAGGGCATTTGTGCCCAAAGACTTGGGAGTAGAAAGCCTGCTGAATTGGAGGGTAGGAAACATCCATAGCCTTAGCTCTCAAATTCAGtcagcatttaagtgcctactatgtgcaagaaaTGGTACATTCCTTGATCCTTGCCAGAGAtgtattcattctcttcttcacTAAAGTGTTACTAGGAAGGAGGAGCTAGTGTAATAAGGAAAGCTCCTTGCATTTCTGTGTAAGTAGTTGTATATCCCAATACACATTAACTGAGTGAGAGGTGATGTTCAGTTTGTTCACTGAATAAATAAAGCTGGAGAAAGCTGTCTTGGGTCTGTAGCTTCATGTAAGTATAAAGTTATTTTCCCTAGGAGCAGACCCATTTCTAAAGAAGAAATGTGACAGAACCCTGTATTCTGATTAGAGGGGTGGAGGTGGGTAGAGGTGGGTGGAGTATGGCAAAGAACCTGAGGTTAGGGTAGGAACACAGACCAGTCCCTGTCCAGCTAGGACAAAATACCGAGTAGTTAGAGATAGCCACTCAGCACTGTTCAGCGTAACCAGCAAAATACTTGTGAAATGGGGGAAAGGGGCAAAAAAGGGAGCATGGTATCCTCATGCCTCATAACACTGCCCCTGAATGTTATATTaagtgaaattatataaaataccaAGAAGGGGAAAGTCCGACTTCTCTGGCAGCCACATCTGCTTCTGCCCATTCCAGGTACGGATTGGTGGCAAGGCAGGGTTGTAGCCATGCCTGTTGAAATGGTCTTCATATGTGCTGATCAGATGCCGATGTTGCGGTTCATTATGATGGGTTATCAGGTTCTTATACGGCAGGCCCTGGAAGCACAGACATATCACAGCAATTTGGGGAGGGTGGGGCAAGGGGGATCATTAGGGAATCCCAAACAAGTAATtctggaaggggaagaggagagggtaTGGAGTTAGCACAATTATGAGGATGTTATCTTTAAGGATTAAAAAATTGTTGCAGTTTTTCCAACTAATTAAGACTCCAAACCAAGGAAAACTATGTACTAATCTAATTGGTTTCATTATCTAAAGTTTAGCTTAGGCCTTGCTAATACCATCTTTAATAAGCATTTTGTTCTTTGgaggaaattttgatttttcctcttatagaCTAAGACAGAGTAGGTCTAAACATTACTGGAATTTTAGAGGAtcagatttcattattttatttagtagCATAAATATACTTTGTCTTGATATGTATGCTTTTAAAGTTCTCTgtctaaaaaattaaatctgattCTAGAAATGGTTATGAAGCTTTACTTAGTGTTATAAgtgccaatttttaaaatccaagtaCTAGAACCATTTTTGAAAGTTGagtcatggcaaaaaaaaaaaaaatatatatatatatatatatatatatatatatatacacacacacacacacacacacacacacacacacacacacacacacatacacacacacataaattgcTGATAATTTGAAAATAGTTACAACAAGAAGGATGTGAATAGGTAGCATGAAGCCAAGAACAGATGATACCTAACTAACTTTCTGGACCTAAGAAGTGAGTGACCTCTTAGGCAGCTTCAAGACTCTgagtctgttaaaaaaaaaaaaaaaaaaaaagacttgtctCTTCTCTGTACTAATCTTCAAATATATGGTCTGAAATGACTTTCCGGAATTTGTTTTTCATGTGAATGAATTCCTATCTAATGAATGCCAAGTTAATTCTCAGTTTGGATGCAATTTTTGCATGATTAAAATAACAATTAGGACTGTCAGGTAAAGTGGACAGAGAGTTAACTTAGTACATGTCCATGTAAGCTGAAATTGTATCCCTTTTGCtatattctgatttttccttcagaAAGGTGAAATAGTGAGTATCAAGCCTGACATTTATACCATGTTTTTCAACTTGTTACTATGGGAGGACACAGAGAGATCTCCATAAATTGTCTTCTGCCACAAAGGTTTTATAGGCTTCCTCAGCTGGAAACTGAGAGAATGTTTTCTTTGGTAGCAGTTATTTACtggggaaagaaaactatattctcttttcttccctggagAGGAAGGTTTACTTAAGTTGGTGAGTTTCCTAAGAAATCCTTTTTGTCTCTGGGAAAGTG from Sminthopsis crassicaudata isolate SCR6 chromosome 3, ASM4859323v1, whole genome shotgun sequence includes these protein-coding regions:
- the CFAP107 gene encoding cilia- and flagella-associated protein 107 translates to MLTTSPQSWSTPSWRIEPTFSTRVLIGNWGEERRKFVKASKSSFESTFQKDFVWYPEHKADCITKWYSMRRREGLPYKNLITHHNEPQHRHLISTYEDHFNRHGYNPALPPIRTWNGQKQMWLPEKSDFPLLAPPTNYGLFESLLKKWEKPTRSDLMNSVYNLSYVKHPVSKRNLLQRKHSNHILPRLQ